From a single Lewinella sp. LCG006 genomic region:
- a CDS encoding HD domain-containing protein, whose translation MQAPWSIDELQNIWKLVSKLHDGQKYGGQEEGEDVEYLNHIGSVTFEMLNAINVEPSLNVGLAIKCAMLHDSIEDTEYSYEKVKAAFGEEVAKGVSALTKNEGLPKEERMMDSLQRIKQQPKAVWAVKMADRISNLSAPPYYWDNEKKANYIAEARLILAELKEGSPYLASRLEKKIDDYHKYLHI comes from the coding sequence ATGCAAGCACCCTGGTCAATAGATGAATTACAAAATATCTGGAAACTGGTATCCAAGTTACATGATGGACAAAAGTATGGCGGCCAGGAGGAGGGCGAGGACGTAGAATACCTCAACCACATCGGAAGCGTGACCTTCGAAATGCTCAATGCCATCAACGTAGAACCAAGTCTGAATGTAGGATTGGCCATCAAATGCGCTATGCTGCACGACTCCATTGAAGACACCGAATACAGCTACGAAAAAGTGAAGGCCGCGTTTGGAGAAGAAGTGGCCAAAGGCGTTTCAGCGCTCACCAAGAATGAAGGACTGCCCAAGGAGGAGCGGATGATGGATAGTTTGCAACGTATAAAACAACAACCCAAAGCCGTTTGGGCCGTCAAGATGGCGGATCGAATCTCCAATTTATCTGCTCCGCCCTATTATTGGGACAATGAGAAGAAGGCCAATTACATCGCAGAAGCCAGGTTGATTCTCGCTGAATTGAAAGAGGGAAGTCCGTATCTAGCAAGTCGCTTAGAAAAGAAAATTGATGATTATCATAAGTATTTGCATATTTAA
- a CDS encoding bleomycin resistance protein: MLTNIHPKLPMRNKTLTRDYYLNMLGFELVGSADYEDYLMVKKDQIELHFFEFKDLNPKENYGQVYFRTDNIDDFYQSLLAKKVPIHPAAPLQVKPWGQKEFALLDPDNNLLTFGQSV, translated from the coding sequence ATGCTCACAAACATCCACCCCAAACTCCCCATGCGCAACAAAACGCTGACCCGCGACTACTACCTCAACATGTTGGGGTTTGAGTTGGTCGGGAGTGCAGATTATGAAGACTATCTAATGGTAAAAAAAGACCAGATAGAGCTTCATTTTTTTGAATTCAAGGACCTCAACCCTAAAGAAAATTACGGACAAGTCTATTTCCGAACGGATAATATTGATGACTTTTACCAATCCTTACTGGCAAAAAAAGTGCCCATTCACCCCGCAGCACCTTTACAGGTGAAACCCTGGGGGCAAAAAGAATTTGCACTGTTAGACCCAGATAACAATCTGCTTACTTTTGGGCAGAGCGTTTGA
- a CDS encoding sugar phosphate isomerase/epimerase family protein produces the protein MNRRNFLEKSSIVGAAALLTLPTCSFFNKPKYKLGYQLYSIRDEMAKDPIATLKTLKAMGYEDFETYGYEPEEDTFYGYKSAEFKKILDDMELSVASGHFGFSPFLQESDDALKRFVDQCIKGAKTVGMRYITWPWIAPEQRTLDNFKLMSGRLNGIGEQVTAAGLGFAYHNHGFEFEDHDGENGFDIILKETDPALVKLEMDMYWVMHSSNYTPKELVEKQPKRYVMWHIKDMDKVSRDYTELGNGSIDYLDLLPDPVASGLEFYFIEQGGNYAHNSIKSAADSAEYFKRNLQQFL, from the coding sequence ATGAACAGGCGGAATTTTTTAGAGAAATCAAGCATCGTAGGCGCTGCTGCGCTGCTCACTTTGCCAACATGCTCTTTTTTCAACAAGCCTAAATACAAGCTGGGCTATCAGCTCTATTCCATTCGGGATGAGATGGCCAAGGACCCCATTGCTACCCTGAAAACTTTAAAGGCGATGGGGTATGAGGATTTTGAAACCTATGGCTATGAGCCCGAAGAAGATACTTTCTATGGCTATAAGTCTGCGGAATTCAAGAAAATTCTTGATGATATGGAGCTCTCGGTGGCCAGCGGGCACTTTGGCTTTTCTCCCTTTCTCCAGGAATCGGATGATGCACTAAAGCGTTTTGTGGATCAGTGTATCAAGGGCGCTAAAACGGTGGGAATGCGTTACATTACCTGGCCGTGGATTGCTCCTGAGCAACGGACCCTCGATAATTTCAAACTGATGTCAGGAAGGCTGAATGGGATAGGAGAGCAGGTCACTGCGGCGGGCCTTGGCTTCGCTTACCATAACCACGGCTTCGAATTTGAGGATCACGATGGAGAAAATGGATTTGATATTATTTTAAAAGAAACCGATCCCGCACTCGTCAAGTTGGAGATGGACATGTATTGGGTAATGCACTCTTCTAATTATACGCCGAAGGAGTTGGTGGAAAAACAGCCGAAGCGTTACGTGATGTGGCATATCAAAGACATGGACAAGGTTTCAAGAGATTATACCGAATTGGGGAACGGGTCTATTGATTATCTTGATTTACTTCCCGATCCTGTTGCTTCTGGCCTGGAGTTTTATTTCATAGAACAAGGAGGCAACTACGCTCATAATTCCATCAAAAGCGCCGCTGATAGTGCCGAATACTTCAAAAGGAATTTACAGCAATTCTTATAG
- a CDS encoding aldo/keto reductase, giving the protein MKHTPIGRSGLLTTPLTLGSMLFGEKSERTTPEPEAKRIMDHYLAAGGNHIDTANVYAEGRSEEIIGRHLGGKRQRVILSTKVRFPMGEDPNQSGLSRLHIMESVHDSLRRLRTDYIDLLYLHCWDPITPLAETLRALDDLVSSGKVRYLGISNFKAWQLMKAQGMAHEAGYSPFIAAQYQYSLVKRDLEYEFADLCATEGLGLLPWGPLGGGFLSGKYSPDQAPTEGRIATTADHTEESWERRNQSQNWEILSVVDEIAKARNSSHVAVALAWLLHKEIVPSVIIGARTFVQLEQNLEAATMELSTEEVARLDAVSTLPELYPYRMIEAYGGR; this is encoded by the coding sequence ATGAAACACACCCCCATCGGCCGTTCCGGCCTACTGACCACTCCACTCACCTTAGGTTCCATGCTCTTTGGTGAAAAGAGTGAGCGTACGACGCCTGAACCCGAAGCCAAGCGCATCATGGATCATTATCTGGCAGCGGGTGGTAACCACATTGATACCGCCAATGTCTACGCGGAGGGGCGTTCCGAAGAGATCATTGGTCGCCACCTGGGGGGCAAGCGCCAGCGGGTGATCCTGTCGACCAAAGTTCGTTTCCCGATGGGGGAGGACCCCAACCAGAGTGGTCTGTCGCGTTTGCATATCATGGAAAGTGTCCACGATTCGTTACGGCGACTCCGCACCGATTACATTGATCTCTTGTACCTGCACTGTTGGGATCCCATCACACCGCTGGCCGAAACGCTGCGGGCATTGGATGACCTGGTGAGCAGCGGCAAGGTTCGCTACCTGGGCATCTCCAACTTCAAGGCCTGGCAATTGATGAAGGCGCAAGGCATGGCCCATGAGGCGGGTTATTCTCCCTTTATCGCAGCCCAGTACCAATACAGCTTAGTGAAGCGCGACCTGGAATACGAGTTTGCCGACCTCTGTGCCACCGAAGGTTTGGGCCTATTGCCCTGGGGACCACTGGGCGGTGGCTTCCTGTCTGGCAAGTACAGCCCTGATCAAGCACCTACTGAAGGCCGTATCGCTACCACCGCCGACCATACGGAAGAAAGCTGGGAGCGCCGCAACCAGTCCCAAAATTGGGAGATTCTCAGCGTGGTGGATGAGATCGCCAAAGCTCGCAACAGCTCTCACGTAGCGGTGGCTCTGGCGTGGTTACTGCACAAAGAAATCGTTCCCTCCGTCATCATCGGCGCACGTACCTTTGTACAACTGGAGCAAAACCTGGAAGCTGCCACCATGGAGCTAAGCACCGAAGAAGTCGCTCGCCTCGACGCAGTGAGCACGCTGCCGGAGTTGTATCCTTATCGAATGATTGAGGCTTACGGAGGGAGGTAA
- a CDS encoding NAD(P)/FAD-dependent oxidoreductase, with translation MPTPLHSDILILGGGLAGLTNALHLTKAGLHVRLLEKGEYPRHKVCGEYISNEVLPYLDSLGFDPFALGATAMERCLLSTVEGKTVEAPLPLGGFGLSRYRMDNELYKLVLAQGGEILQETVEDVQFNQDQFTVSTRSGQEYTAPLVIGAFGKRSKLDVALDRPFMQKNAPYLGVKAHYAGDFPEDLVALYNFDGGYCGVSKVEEGRINICYLANYNTFKTYKNLATYEQEVVRKNPLLNEILHQVTPLFERPLTISQISFARKENVCEHVLMSGDAAGMIHPLCGNGMGMAITSAQLLSQEILQYFTSKHPDRQRLEAAYSAQWQQQFRKRLLFGRAFNALFYRPQFFAASISLLTILPGMLPFFIRQTHGEVVDG, from the coding sequence GTGCCCACACCCCTCCACAGCGACATTCTCATCCTCGGCGGTGGCCTGGCTGGCCTCACCAATGCCTTGCACCTCACCAAGGCTGGCCTGCATGTGCGGCTGCTGGAAAAAGGGGAATACCCACGCCATAAAGTTTGTGGGGAGTATATTTCCAATGAGGTCCTCCCCTATCTCGACAGCCTGGGGTTTGATCCCTTTGCGCTGGGGGCAACGGCGATGGAGCGCTGCTTGTTGAGTACCGTAGAGGGAAAAACCGTGGAGGCTCCTTTACCACTGGGAGGCTTCGGATTGAGTCGCTATCGGATGGATAATGAGCTCTATAAATTGGTGCTGGCACAAGGGGGCGAAATCTTACAGGAAACCGTGGAAGACGTACAATTCAATCAGGATCAATTTACAGTCAGCACGCGCTCTGGTCAGGAGTATACAGCACCGCTGGTGATTGGTGCTTTTGGCAAACGCTCCAAACTTGATGTGGCGTTGGATCGCCCCTTTATGCAAAAGAATGCCCCTTATTTGGGCGTCAAAGCGCATTACGCGGGCGATTTCCCCGAAGATTTGGTCGCGCTTTACAACTTTGACGGAGGGTACTGTGGGGTGTCCAAAGTAGAAGAAGGTCGCATCAATATCTGCTACCTGGCCAATTACAACACGTTCAAGACTTACAAAAATCTGGCGACCTACGAGCAGGAAGTGGTCCGTAAAAACCCTTTACTCAACGAGATCCTCCACCAAGTCACACCGCTCTTTGAACGCCCGCTGACCATCAGTCAGATTTCTTTTGCCCGTAAGGAGAATGTCTGCGAACACGTCCTCATGAGCGGCGATGCGGCGGGGATGATCCACCCGCTCTGTGGCAATGGCATGGGCATGGCCATCACCAGTGCGCAACTGCTTTCCCAGGAAATCCTCCAGTATTTCACCAGCAAGCACCCGGATCGCCAACGATTAGAAGCCGCTTATTCCGCACAGTGGCAACAGCAATTTCGCAAGCGGCTCCTCTTCGGCCGGGCCTTCAACGCCCTGTTTTACCGCCCCCAATTCTTCGCAGCCTCTATTTCTCTGCTGACAATCCTGCCCGGTATGTTACCGTTTTTTATTCGGCAGACGCATGGGGAAGTGGTTGATGGTTGA
- a CDS encoding methyltransferase domain-containing protein, producing MIFSKTRHRSQATEIMDDFEMKGELLRSSLDQIATINQWLGGNSVTLGGLKALLQGQPTSVPLRILDLGCGNGDLLRLVAKWGRKTGRQVELIGIDGNAFTVNYARKLSQNFPEISYRAEMIPSPFLAEGNYDVVLCTLFLHHFATEDLQNLLVLLSRQAKLGIVINDLHRSHLAYFLFNLITLFIPNRMIREDGLTSILRGFKKKELLAITEKLPLKKSRLRWCWAFRYQWILWTDKKTA from the coding sequence ATGATCTTTAGCAAAACACGCCACCGGAGCCAGGCTACCGAAATCATGGATGATTTCGAAATGAAGGGTGAGCTTCTGCGCTCCTCCCTTGATCAAATCGCCACTATCAATCAATGGTTGGGCGGCAATAGCGTTACGCTAGGAGGATTAAAAGCACTGCTACAGGGCCAACCCACCTCGGTGCCTTTGCGTATCCTCGACTTAGGCTGTGGCAATGGCGATCTCCTGCGATTAGTGGCAAAATGGGGCAGAAAAACCGGCCGTCAAGTGGAGTTGATCGGTATTGACGGCAACGCCTTTACGGTGAATTATGCACGAAAATTATCGCAAAATTTCCCAGAGATCAGCTACCGGGCAGAGATGATTCCCTCTCCCTTTTTAGCAGAAGGCAACTATGATGTCGTACTCTGTACCTTATTTCTACACCATTTCGCAACGGAAGACCTACAAAATCTGTTGGTGTTATTAAGTAGGCAGGCCAAGCTGGGTATTGTCATCAATGATTTGCACCGTAGTCATCTCGCTTACTTTTTATTCAACCTTATCACCCTGTTCATCCCCAACAGAATGATCAGAGAAGATGGCCTAACCTCCATCCTCCGTGGGTTTAAGAAAAAAGAATTGTTGGCAATAACGGAAAAGCTCCCACTCAAAAAGAGCCGACTCCGCTGGTGCTGGGCCTTCCGCTACCAGTGGATTTTGTGGACAGACAAAAAGACAGCATAA